TTCCTGGTCACGCCCGGTACGCCAGCGCCGCTGGCACGCCTGCTGGCCGACGCGCCGATCCCGGCCGTGCCCGGCGCTGCCACCCCAACCGAACTGCTGACCCTGATGGGCTTGGGCTTCCGCGTGTGCAAGCTGTTCCCGGCCACCGCTGTGGGCGGCCTGCAGATGCTCAAGGGCCTGGCCGGCCCGCTGTCTGAGCTCAAGCTCTGCCCCACTGGCGGCATCAGCGAAGCCAATGCCGCCGAATTCCTGTCGCAGCCGAACGTGCTGTGCATCGGCGGCTCGTGGATGGTGCCCAAGGACTGGCTGGCGCAAGGTCAGTGGGACAAGGTCAAGGCAAGCTCGGCCAAGGCTGCGTCAATCGTGCGGCAGGTGCGTGCGGGCTGATGTTCTGGGCTGCATCCCGCGTGTTGGGAAAGCCGAGTGGCTTGAGAAGGCCGGTTGGCTGACGAAAGTTGATTGGCTGAGCAAAGCTGATCAGCTGGCGCTTTAGTTTTGATTGAGGAACGCCCGGTTTGCTGGCGCCTTGATTTCGTTGGTTGAGGAAAGCTGGTTAGCTGGCGCCTTGATCTTTTGGGTGGAGCGGCCCGCGGGCGCCGGGGCAGGACACGCCGTGAACCCATCCATGGGGGCTCTTACACGACATCCTTGTCGTGTAAGGTCCTGCCCCGGCGCCCGCGGACCACTCTTCGAATGTTCCTGTATTGGCGGAACGGAGAGCAGCGATTTCCGCGAGGCCTGCTCGGACTAGCCTTTGATGGTTGCCTCGTTGCCTTGCTGCCTGAGGCGGAGGCAGATATCTATTTGCCTGCCGGCCAAAAAACCGAGCATTTTCGGCCCTGCCGTCTTCCCTAACGATCAGCTAACTCATGCCAACGACGCGCCAAAGCGGCAGCGTGGCCGGGGATTGGCGGAGAGCGGCACAGGGATGTGCCGCGGCGGCGAGTCAGACAGGATGTCTGCCGAGCCGAGGAGCCGATTTCCGGCCGCGCTGCCGCTCTCACCGAAGCCAGCAAACCACAGGCAGGTGCCCGACCGTATTCGGGGAACCGTACCCTCACCCCAACCCCTCTCCCGACGGGAGAGGGGCTTGAAGCCGCCCGTTTTGACCTCCCTCAAGATCAGCTAACTCACGGCGACGACGCCGCCGAAGCGGCAGCGTGGCCGGGGATTGGCGGAGAGCGGCACAGGGATGTGCCGCGGCGGCGAGTCAGACAGGATGTCTGCCGAGCCGAAGAGCCGATTTCCGGCCACGCTGCCGCCCTCACCGAAGCCAGCAAACCGCCGGCAGGCACGCTGCCTGGTCGTATTCGGGAAATCCGTACCCTCACCCCAACCCCTCTCCCGACGGGAGAGGGGCTTCAAGCCGCCCGTCCTGACTGTCCTCAAGATCAGCTAACTCACGGCAACGACGCCGCCGAAGCGGCAGCGTGGCCGGGGAT
The nucleotide sequence above comes from Xanthomonas campestris pv. campestris str. ATCC 33913. Encoded proteins:
- a CDS encoding bifunctional 4-hydroxy-2-oxoglutarate aldolase/2-dehydro-3-deoxy-phosphogluconate aldolase, translated to MTIAQTQNTAEQLLRDAGILPVVTVDTLDQARRVADALLEGGLPAIELTLRTPVAIEALAMLKRELPNIVIGAGTVLSERQLRQSVDAGADFLVTPGTPAPLARLLADAPIPAVPGAATPTELLTLMGLGFRVCKLFPATAVGGLQMLKGLAGPLSELKLCPTGGISEANAAEFLSQPNVLCIGGSWMVPKDWLAQGQWDKVKASSAKAASIVRQVRAG